In Synechococcus sp. KORDI-100, a single window of DNA contains:
- a CDS encoding DUF3488 and transglutaminase-like domain-containing protein, whose amino-acid sequence MSRTLAWCTLPLLLLQCLGLEPSMVLAWVTVALVLVSSFKLLEARRPLDLRLVALLQLIAVGLLAAQSPGLLASLLQMLSAVMALASLLAVDVVGVSGIRELLMRSLQLLAAALPLALILFLLLPRIGPLWNSDLAGSARARTGLSPDLDPLSIAELVRSDDPAARLSLGADRDPPEDAYWRVMVHSHVDGTRWQRRSSARSDRLPSQTQFGSNPVGQQWWTVEPTFSKAVPWDGRSRPASPDLQLGRSGELLLQQPPAQQRVYRLQDLDDPLPWQLQPPSAVDLELPRGRQPRLEALAASWRDRPTDRARLAAAEAWFRQQPFTYSLQPGAGRSGTLDEFLFESQVGFCGHYASAFSVLMRASGVPSRVVSGYRGGRLVRPLSGSPYLDIRQSDAHAWNEVWLEGQGWSRVDPTTWVQRIDASARLWSERSDQSFSAPWWRWLQWQWWGLDLAWTQWWLGWNQVGQQGLLQRLLAWAGDWTGLIVLLGAGASVAIGLLILRWLRRAAAADPLQRSLRLLSRLGIEPLPGETFPQLCRRATSLQPDVADLLDGMAQQQQLLAHARLPRSEQRQCSRRWRQLRAALARRLQVMHQ is encoded by the coding sequence ATGAGCCGGACCCTGGCCTGGTGCACCCTGCCGTTGCTGCTGTTGCAGTGTCTCGGGCTGGAACCCTCGATGGTTCTGGCCTGGGTGACCGTCGCCCTGGTGCTGGTTTCGAGCTTCAAATTGCTGGAGGCCAGACGCCCCTTGGACCTAAGGCTCGTTGCACTGCTTCAGCTGATCGCTGTCGGTCTGCTGGCAGCCCAGTCCCCTGGCCTGCTGGCCAGCCTGCTGCAGATGCTCTCGGCCGTCATGGCGCTCGCCTCCCTGCTGGCGGTGGACGTCGTGGGCGTGTCCGGCATTCGCGAGCTTCTGATGCGCAGCCTCCAGCTCCTGGCCGCGGCCCTGCCTCTGGCCCTGATCCTGTTTCTGCTGTTGCCGCGTATCGGCCCGCTCTGGAATTCCGATCTCGCCGGTTCCGCCCGTGCTCGCACGGGACTGTCGCCTGATCTCGATCCCCTGAGCATCGCCGAACTTGTGAGATCGGACGATCCGGCGGCGCGGCTGAGTCTGGGAGCGGACCGCGATCCCCCTGAGGATGCCTACTGGAGGGTGATGGTGCATTCCCACGTCGATGGAACGCGCTGGCAACGCCGATCCTCGGCACGCTCAGATCGTTTGCCCTCTCAGACCCAGTTCGGGTCAAACCCTGTCGGGCAGCAGTGGTGGACTGTCGAGCCCACCTTCAGCAAAGCTGTGCCCTGGGATGGCCGTTCCCGTCCCGCATCGCCGGATCTTCAGCTGGGCAGGTCGGGGGAGTTGCTTTTGCAGCAACCGCCGGCGCAACAGCGTGTCTATCGCCTGCAGGACTTGGATGACCCCCTGCCATGGCAGCTGCAGCCTCCGAGTGCCGTGGATCTGGAGTTGCCCCGCGGCCGCCAGCCTCGGCTTGAAGCCCTGGCTGCCTCCTGGCGTGATCGTCCAACCGACCGCGCTCGCCTGGCCGCGGCGGAGGCCTGGTTCCGTCAGCAGCCGTTCACCTACAGCCTCCAGCCCGGAGCTGGGCGATCCGGAACCCTCGATGAGTTTCTGTTCGAATCGCAGGTGGGTTTCTGCGGGCATTACGCCAGTGCCTTCTCCGTTCTGATGCGGGCGTCCGGTGTCCCGTCCCGCGTTGTGAGTGGCTACCGCGGCGGCCGTTTGGTCCGTCCCCTGAGTGGTTCCCCCTATCTCGACATCCGTCAGAGCGATGCCCACGCCTGGAATGAGGTGTGGTTGGAGGGTCAAGGCTGGAGCCGGGTGGATCCCACCACCTGGGTTCAACGGATCGATGCCTCGGCGCGTCTATGGAGCGAGCGTTCCGATCAGTCCTTCTCGGCACCGTGGTGGCGTTGGTTGCAATGGCAGTGGTGGGGACTGGATCTTGCCTGGACCCAATGGTGGCTTGGCTGGAATCAGGTGGGACAGCAGGGGCTGCTGCAACGCCTGCTGGCATGGGCCGGAGACTGGACCGGGTTGATCGTGCTCCTGGGGGCCGGAGCGTCCGTTGCCATCGGCCTGTTGATCCTGCGATGGCTGCGGCGCGCTGCAGCGGCGGATCCGCTGCAGCGCAGCCTGCGCCTGCTGTCGAGACTGGGAATCGAGCCATTGCCCGGAGAGACGTTTCCGCAGCTCTGTCGCCGCGCAACGTCTCTGCAGCCGGATGTCGCCGATCTGCTTGATGGGATGGCCCAGCAACAGCAGCTGCTTGCCCATGCCCGCTTGCCTCGATCTGAGCAGCGCCAGTGCAGCCGTCGCTGGCGCCAGCTGCGAGCGGCACTGGCCCGGCGCCTTCAGGTCATGCATCAGTGA
- a CDS encoding YqhA family protein — translation MRKQTGIQPGRIERRLERAIWKFRLITLIPVVMSLIGSISCFVIGTYAQLSVLSHVLQGRFNETYSTRLVGQVVGSIDYYLIGIALLIFGYGIYELVIADMDLRQQETTVLKRNLLNIDSLDGLKQKLTKVIVVALIVTAFKAMVGFEVSTVPELLMFCGGVLMLSFSAWLLGQSGNH, via the coding sequence ATGAGAAAGCAGACAGGCATCCAACCAGGCCGGATTGAACGCCGCTTGGAACGGGCGATCTGGAAATTCCGGCTGATCACTCTCATTCCTGTGGTGATGAGCCTGATCGGCAGCATCAGCTGCTTTGTCATCGGCACCTATGCGCAACTCAGCGTGCTGAGCCATGTGCTGCAGGGACGCTTCAACGAGACCTACAGCACACGTCTGGTCGGACAGGTTGTGGGAAGCATCGACTACTACCTGATCGGCATCGCCTTGCTGATTTTCGGCTATGGCATCTATGAGCTGGTGATTGCAGACATGGATCTGCGTCAGCAGGAAACAACGGTTCTGAAGCGCAACCTGCTGAACATCGACTCCCTGGACGGCCTCAAGCAGAAGCTCACCAAGGTGATTGTCGTCGCCTTGATCGTCACCGCCTTCAAGGCGATGGTGGGATTTGAAGTCTCCACCGTCCCCGAACTGCTGATGTTCTGCGGCGGTGTGTTGATGCTGTCCTTCAGTGCGTGGCTGCTGGGCCAAAGCGGCAATCACTGA